The Chitinophagales bacterium genome contains the following window.
GTAGATGATGTTATTTCGGTAATTGACATTCGTCAAATAATGCGGTTTTTGTCAGGAATTTGATATTCGTCAGGCCTGAATTATCCTGAATTCAGGAATTTCATTAGCAAATAATTGCTGTATGAAATGGACATCACTTTCTATCTTTTGCTTTGCTGTACTGGCACAAACCGGTAATGCGCAGCAAGCATTGCCGCAATTGGGCAAGCAAAACAATGCCGCTGTTATTCGTTCCATGAGTTTGCAACAGAAAGTTGATTTATTGGTAGGGCAGGGCATGCGTATTCCGGGTATTACTGATGCCAATCAAGGTCCGGTTGTTGGTAAAACAGAAGACAAAGTGCCCGGTGCGGCAGGTACAACTGCGTCTATCTCTGCATTGGGTATCCCTGTAACAGTGGTGGCCGATGGCTCTGCAGGTTTGCGAATCTCACCGAAAAGACCGGGAGAAGAAAGAACATATTATGCAACTGCATTTCCCATCGCCACTCTGCTGGCTTCCTCCTGGGATACCAGTGTATTATATGCAGTTGGGAAAGCCATGGGTAGTGAGGCAAAAGCATATGGTGTTGATGTAATCCTTGGTCCGGGCATGAACATACAACGTAATGCACTTGGGGGTAGAAATTTCGAATACTACGCAGAAGATCCATTTGTAACAGGAACGATGGCCACAGCCATGGTGAAGGGCATTCAATCGAATGGAATTGGCACTTCAGTAAAACACTTCGCAGTTAATAATCATGAAACCAACCGCAATACCATCAATATCAAAATCGGCACTCGTGCACTTAGGGAAATTTACCTGAAGGGATTTGAAATGGTGGTGAAGCAGGCAAAGCCTTGGACGGTGATGTCATCTTACAATAAGATCAATGGCACGTATACTTCTGAAAGTCCAGATTTATTAAAGAAAATCCTTCGTGAAGACTGGGGTTATAAAGGCTTGGTCATGACGGATTGGTTTGGGGGTATGGATGCCGTTGCGCAGATGAAAGCAGGTAACGAATTACTCATGCCTGGCACACCACAGCAAGAGCAAGCCATCATCAATGCAGTGAAGAATGGCACACTTGCTGAATCTGTTATTGACGAGAATCTAGACAAACTTTTGAGTTATATACAGCTCACCCAATCATTTAAGGGAGCACAACCTAGTAATACACCAGATTTGAAAGCGCATGCTGTGATTGCGCGTCAAGCAGCAGCTGAGGGTATGGTCTTGTTGAAAAATGCATCAGGTGTATTGCCAATGTCTGCTGGAAAGCGTATTGCCGCATTTGGCAATTTCACGTATGATCTGGTATCAGGCGGTACAGGAAGTGGTGATGTAAATGAAGCGTATACCATTTCGCTGCCTCAGGGCTTAAGTGCTGCCGGCATTACACTAGATCCAGCAGTGCAAGCTGCTTATGAAGCACATATCAAAGCGGAGAAGGATAAATTACCCAAAGACCGTCCTTGGTTTCTGCCGCCACCCAGTATCCCTGAATTACAACCTGGTGCAGCTTTGATTGAAAGTGCAACCAATGCTGATTTGGCTATCATTACGATTGGTAGAATATCTGGTGAGTTCATGGATCGGAAAAAGGAAAATGATTTTTATCTCTCTTCAGCCGAGCAGCAACTGATCAGTGATGTGTCTGCTGCATTTCATGCAAAAGGAAAAAAAGTTGTTGTGGTACTGAATGTAGGTGGTGTTATTGAAACAGTGAGCTGGCGCGATAAAGTGGATGGTATTTTACTGGCATGGTTGCCCGGACAAGAAGCAGGGGCTGCAATTGCAGATGTACTGCGTGGTGCCGTCAATCCATCTGGCAAACTGGCGGTGAGCTTTCCTGTAAAGTTTGAAGACGACCCAACTGCTGAAGGCTTTCCAGGAAAGGAATATGGGGAGCCTATGCAAGTAGGTTTTATGCGTGCAAGAAAAGCAGAGATAGAATACAAGGAAGGTATCTTCATTGGCTATCGTGCTTTTGAAAAGCAATCCATACCAACGGCATATCCCTTTGGTTATGGCCTGTCGTACACCAGTTTTGCTTATAGTAACCTTAAACTGAATACTGCTGTTTGGAACGGACAATTACAAGTTCAGGTTACCGTGAAGAATACAGGAAAAACTGCCGGTAAAGAAATTGTGCAACTCTATGTTGCTGCGCCGGGTAAGGATATGCCAAAACCTGTTAAAGAATTAAAAGGTTTTGCCAAGACCAGATTATTGAAACCGGGTGAATCTCAAACTGTGCAATTCAAGCTGGATGCTGCGGCATTGGCATCATTTCAGGAGAGTAGTTCTCAGTGGATTGCTGAGCCTGGTGTTTATGGCTTGCTGATTGGCGCTTCCAGTAAGGACATTCGGGTTAAAGCAACTTGTACTGTTCCCAAAACCGTGTTACTTGAAACAGTAAATAAGGCATTGTTACCACAATAAGTATTTGTTTCTCTGCCCCCGGCTTCTGCAGTAATGCAGGGGCTTTTTTATTGCAACTTTTTGATGCAGCAAATGTTGAACAGTAATGGAGCAACAATTTACTAAAGCCGAATGGGTTAAATGGGATCGATTTTACAGGGCTAATTTTCTGAACAGCCTTAGTGGTTTTAAATCAGTTAGCTTAATTGGCACCATCAGTGAGAATGGTATTCCTAACCTGGCCATCTTCAGCAATATTGTACATCTTGGTGCAGATCCTGCTTTGATTGGCTTTGTGAACAGACCGCTAGCCGCTGCGCCAGATACCATTCGCAATATTCAGCAAACTGGCTATTATACCATTAATCATATACATGAAGCCATCTATCAACAGGCGCATCAGACCAGTGCAAAATATCCTGAGGATACAGATGAGTTTCTTGCAACAGGACTAGCTGCGCAATATCGTGCAGGTATTAAAGCGCCATTTGTGCAAGAAAGCAGGGTGCAATATTGTTTATCCCTCAAAGAGATTATTCCCATTCAATTGAACAACACTTTTTTTGTGATTGGTGCAGTGGAGCAGGTATTTGTTGATGATAGCTTTATTGCCTCAGACGGTTTTATTGACTTACACAAAGCAGGAAGTCTAACCAGTTGTGGCTTGGATGCATATTATTCGGCACAACCTTTAGAAAGGCTGGCTTACGCAAAACCTTGATGAAACAGTAGGATTATTTTCCGCCTAATTTGAAAACCAATCCGCTGCCCATGCCAAATTGCAATACAGAGGAGTTGGTAGACAAACCAACGCCGGAACCACTGGTGCCAAAATAAGCGCCACCACCAATCGACTGTACAGCAGATTGCAATTGCAATTGAAAACGCAGACCAATTGATTTGGCAGCCCATACGATAGCTCCGCCGTGAAGTCCCCATGCAAATCGAGTTAAGCTTCCATTGCCACCCGGGTCAGGATTTTTGATACTAATAATGGCCAGGCCAGCCTGTGCGCCACCAAAAGCTTCTGCTTTTTTGCCAATGGGTTGATAACGGTTACCTCCTATTAGAATATAGTTAATGCCTGTATTGAAATCCTTTCTTTTGACACCTCCGTTATTGCTAACATAGGTGAGGGGTACATCTGTATCCTGTCTGTAATAGTTGATGCTAACGCCAAAATTGCTTCTTGGCATCACCTCCAATCCCAAACCCCACTGAAAATTACCCATAATCTTACCTCTGTAATAGTTGCCCACATCAAAGTAAGAATCAATGGCATCATCAAACACATAATTGCCCAACACATGCATCCTGATAGCAGGAGCTTTCTGTGCGAAAGTGAATTGACCTGCAAGCAGCAGGCAAAAACAAAAGATGATTTTTTGTTTCATATCAGTGTTTAAATGATTTTTCTTTTTTGCATGTCTTTTACGAGTGCGTTACAGTAATCGGCAACTGCTCTGTTATCAGGATCAGTCGCTTTACTGCCAGCAGTATACTTTAACTGCTTATCCGCCAGACTGTAAAAATTGGTTTCAACACTGTAGAGATTACTGAATTGAAAGCCTTTACCGGGACTTTCATATACATTTTTATACAGCTGGCCGGTGAACTCCATATAGTTTCTATAATAATTGGGGGTAACAAAACTGCTACCCTTATCATAATTCGCTTGTTTCTCTACATTGGTGAGGTGTATTACCAGAACGCCATCGAAACCATCATTGGTTATGCGTTGTGCAAAATTGTCTCTGCCCATTTGTTGAGCAGCACGGTTGCCATACAAGCTGGTGCTTGTTGCTGCTGGAATACCTTTTTGTGTCAAAACTTCCAGCATGGTACGCTCTGTTCTGGCTGCGGCTGAATCATATTGCTCTGGCATCACAGAAACGACCAGAACTTTCTTCCAGGGTAACTGAATATTGGCGGTATTACTTTCTGCGTGATCAATAAACTTAGTGCTGGTGCAGGCAACACTGAATAAAAAAAATAATGGGAGAAACCTTTTCATGTGCGCTAATAATTCTTTGTGGGAAGATACAGGCTTTTCGGTTTGTTTACTGCTGAAGCAGGATAATTTGTTGCTGGTAAATCCGGTTTTTCCGATATTTAAATTGTACCAACACACCTATTATGAAAAAGATCTTTGTTTTTGTATGCTTCGCCCTGGGCTTATTGGCAGCGCCATCTGTAGAAGCAGCGGCTTTCAGCAAGCCTGCAATGGATGATTCAACTACATTAAGTGCTGAAGAAAGTATTCTGCTGAAAGAGTCTGTTCAGTCATTTCAGTCGCTCAGTAAGAAAGAGCGTAAGCAGCGTTTGCAGGAAGCAAAAAAGGCTTTGCGTGAATTGAAGGCTGCAAAAGCAGCTGGAGAGTCTAGCGATAATCAAGTGCTGGCCATCATTTTCGCAATACTGATTCCACCGGTTGGAGTAATTATTAAGGAGAAAGGCCAGGTTACAACCAAGTTCTGGATTTCCCTTTTGTTGACCTTGCTTTTCTGGTTGCCAGGCGCCATATATGCCCTGCTTGTTGTAACAGGCAATGCATAATTTTTCATTTACTCATGAGTGGTGGCTATTAGTGCTACCCCTCATGAGTAATATGTATATCCCTTTGGGGAAATGGAATTTCTATTTTGTTTGCACTGAATTGTTGTAGGATTTCTTGAATGACTTCGCTCTTGAGTTTTGTCCATTCATCGAAATTCTCAGCCCAGAACAATAGTCTAAGATTTACAGAGCTGTCTGCCAGTTCATGCAGTAAAACGGCTGGATGTGGATAATGTAAAATGCCCGGCAGCTGATGTAAGATATCCGCAGCAACTTTTTTCGCCGCAGCGATATCTGTTTTGTACGATACACCAACAATAATTTCCACACGCTTGTATGAATTATTTCTCGTCCAGTTAATTAACTGGGATGAGATCAATTCTCCATTTGGAACAATGATTTCTGCTCCTTCGTAAGTGTTGATTTTACTGCTTCTGATACCAATTTCTTTTACAGTGCCCATTCTGTTACCTACTTCAATAACATCGCCGATGGTCATTGGTTTTTCAAAAGCAAGAATGACGCCAGATACCAGATTGTTGACGATGTTCTGCAGGCCAAATCCGATACCTACGCCAAGTGCACCAATAACAATGGCAATCTTGTCAATAGGAATGCCAGCAGCACTTACTGCCAGGAAGAATCCAAGGATATAGATGAGCAATTTCAAGAGCAGTATCCAGGAGCCTGTCTTGTTTTTTCTGTTCAGTGCAAACTCAGATGCTTCATCCCTGAAAATAACTGTCAGCAATCCGGCAAGCAGGTTGGATACCCAAAGGATCATTAGAAAGATTGCGATGTTAATCAGGGAGAAATGGAAATTTCCGATTGACAACTCCTCATTCATGAATTGCCCGATTCTTGCTGCTAGAAATTCGTAGATATTCATGCCCCATGCCACAGTCATTAACCAAAGTATCACTGCGGTGATTTTTAAAACCGGGTCCATTTTTTTCCTGATGTCCTCAAATTCTACTCTTGATGTGAACCATAAGCTTTTCCTATTTGATTCAATTAACAGGAAGATGGATTCCAGCAATATTTCTTTTATCACTCCGAGTGTGATGGCTAATGCGAGAGATGTGTCAGATGTTGAAGAGAAGAGTTTTGCTAAAGTGAATCTGCCAAAAAGGTTACATATAATTGCTAAGCCATTGAGCGCAATAAAGAAGTAAAGCGCATAGCGGAAAATGGGTTGATCATCTTTTTGCGACCGCTTTAAGTGCTTTTGTATAAAATAACCAAGCACAATTGCTGCAATATTGAGTAATGCTAAACCAAAGCGTTCAGCATAAGACGAAAATAACAAGAGGCTGTCTATAGAAAACAAGAGCATGAGCACTAAGAACCCAAGCCAGTATTGCTTTAGTGTATTTGTCCACTTATCCCAGTTTAGCACAAGGGTAATGCAAGCCATCACGTACCAAAGTAATTCTACATAGATGGCCGGTGGTGATACATAAATAAATGGAGCAAGGGTACAGGCAATCAGGATGCAGCTAAGGAGTATGCTTTTCTTGAGCACGATAATACCACTTGAATTGTGGTTAGGATTTGATTGTACATTTCGGAGCAGTCTGCTCAGAATTAGCCAGATTGCTAATGTGATTAAAATATTCCATGCCCTTGTTGTCCATGTATTCGAAAAATAATAAGTGAGCAAGTAAAAAGCACGATCACTCGTTTTTCTAAAAACATCTGTGAAGCTGAATGCGTAATGATTTTGCTTGGTTTGATAGAGGTAGGGTTCTTCTTTTAAGAAGGCTTTTTGGGTAAAGGCTTTGATGTTTCTTTCGCACTCGCTGATAAGCTCTCCGGAAAGAAGGTAAAGACGGGTAATCTTGCCCTGCAGCGTACTGGTTAAAAACAAAGTATTTTGGATAACCGGCTTTGCGTTTTGCCATTTCTGGGTGATGTCGGCAAACTGAGAAGTATAGGCCAGTTTAAGTTCGCTTGTTGCAGAGTAAGATGCTAGTAAATTACTATCGATAAAAGTAATCTGCTGAGATAGGTCTGCTAATGCATGGGTATAATCAAAAAGCTTTTCTTGCCAATCTTTTAGTTCTTTCTTGAGCTGCCTTAAAATAACCCTTGTTGAATTAAGGGCGCGCATATTCAGGTTGTTCACCTGGTTATTCAAGGCAAGTTGCGTTAGTTGTAAGATCTGTTCGTACTCGGGCAATTTTTCTGCTATGCTTGTTGTGTCTAAACCATCCTGTAAGAGGTTATTGGCCTTATTGAGCAGATTGGCATAGCGTTCCAAATGCTCAATCATAGAGGTTGCTGATGTATCAAGTCGGTTACCAACCTGCTCTTTTACCTGTTTTGGTAAAGTGTTGGAGGCTGTGCTATCTTGGGCACTTAATACATCAAAAAAGCCAAGCAAAATGAAGATTGAAAGGAATAACCCTTTTATGTTGAATAGATACCTCATGTGCATTTGTGAATAGACTGTACAATTTAAATTTTATTGGACAATCATTTGTAAATTATTTATAGTTTTAGTCAAGTCTAACTGATATACTCCAGAATGCGTCTTTGTCTATGTAGCTTATTGTTATTATTGATTTATTCAGGCTTTGCGCAGGATGAACTTGCTTTTCATCGTCAGGCCAGTTTAGGAAAAGGCATGAACCTTACCTGGGCTGAACAATACTGGCGTGGAAATATTCGAATACAACAAACAGATTATTTCGAAACCAAAGCGCTGTATCGGAAAAAGGCAGAATTGCCTAAGATGAAAGCACTTGGTGTCAAGACCTTGCGTCTGCCGGTTTGTTTCGACAGATGGGAAAACAGAGTAAGGCCCTATAGTATTGATTCCGTTTCCTATTTCACAGCTGTAGATAGTATGATTCGCTGGACAGCTGAGCTGAACATGAATATCATCATCTGCTATCAGCATGGGTTTCTTCAGCCAGGCAATACACAGTATGATGATACAGCGCGATTGTACAGTTTGTGGGAGCAGATTGCCCGACATTACCAGTACAGCAATCCCGATCAGGTTTTCTTTTCCATATTTAATGAGCCGCATGATATTACGGACGCTGAATGGAAGCTTGTTGCAAACAGACTTATTCGAATCATCAGAAAATACCTGCCACAGCACACTTTGATTGCTGGTGGAACAGAATACAATAGTTTGAAAGGCTTGTTGCGTATGCAACCTCTAGAAGATCATAACATCATTTACGCAGTGCATTACTATGAGCCCTTGATTTTTACACATCAGGGTGCAGGATGGATGAGCAGAGAGTATCAGACCTTGCACGTAGCTTTCGGTGATCCTACAGCAGTTTTACCTGAATCTGCTGATGCTAAAGAGAATGGTTGGAATGATTATAATAAACAACTGTTTAATCAGTGGAAAGACAGCAACCGTGTGCTACGTGATGTGCGTAATTTGATTCAATGGAGCAGAATGCACCAAGTACCTGTATATATTGAGGAGTTTGGTTCTTACCGCGCTGCAGATGCGAATCAGCGTGCCAGACATATGTTGTATTTGAGAAAAGCTTTTGAAAAGTACACAATACCTTATGCCTGGTGGGAGTGGGATGGTAATTTCTCTTTCTTTGTTGATGACAAAATTCCCCTCTTGTATCAGGAGGCCTGGGGCATGCATCCCGCTGAACATGCACCACCTTTCTGGAAAGTTGAGTATCTGCCTAATGATGGATCAACAAGCATTCAGATACAGTTTGATCAACCCGTTAATGGAAGAATTGCCCTGGTAACAGTAGAGCGGAAGAAACTCAGGGATATTTCATTGAAAAATCAGCAAAGCATCACAATCAAAGGAGCTGGTCTGCCTAGCACACAAATTAAAGTTTCGTTGTGGGACGAAAACAACCGCTTGCGTGGCACCTATACTTGGGATTTACGTCCTGCCAGTTTAAAATAGATACACTTAGGCTATCTGCACATGATAGCGATTCCCAATTCTGTAGTAATGCACTTTAGACGCCTGGATAATATTCCATTCCTCTGGGTCTTCTACCAGCAATGGATTTACAGCACTCAGGCTTTGGTACATTTTCTTAACGTGCAGTTGTATTAGTTCTGGCGATTGGCTGCTTAGTAATGAATGCAAACTTGATTCAATCAATAGGTAAGCTTCGGTTTCATTGTGTGCATGTCTGATTTGATCAATCAAGTGCAGCTCATCAGCAGGTAAGTACATATTGCGTGATTTTGGGAATGAAAAGTTACCAGTGCAATATGATCTCCTGCACCTTTTCATGTTAAGTTTTTAAAATGTTTACAGTGCATGTGTATTCATATTGGCTTCATAGTAAGGTCATAATTCCCTAACCTTTCCCTAACCCAGGGTTCATACAGACTGTACAATTTTGATAAACCCAACTACATGGAAAGAAGATCCGTTGAAGTAGTGGTACTCAGCGACTTACATCTGGGCACCTATGGCTGTCAGGCAAAGGAAATCGTAACCTATCTGCGCAGCATCCAGCCCCAGCTGCTGATCTTAAATGGAGACATTATAGATATCTGGCAGTTCAGCAAGCGCTTTTTTCCCGTTGCCCATATGCAGGTACTCAAAGAGATTTTTTCCTTGCTCTCTCAAGGCACTCGCGTTATCTATATCACCGGTAATCATGATGAAGCTTTACGTAGATACAGTGGAATGCGTATCGGTAATTTGGAGCTTGCAGATAAGTTTGTAATGGAAATGAATGGGAAAATGACCTGGTTTTTTCATGGTGATGTGTTCGATAGAACGACCAAGGGGTCTGCTAAATTGATTGCCAAATTGGGCGGCTATGGATATGACTTACTCATTTTGATTAATAGCTTTTTGAATAAACTGCTTGTCTTATTAGGCCGGGAGAAAATGAGTTTTAGTAAGCGTGTAAAGAATAGTGTAAAAAAAGCGGTTAGCTGGATTGCAGATTTTGAACAGACAGCTGCAGAGCTGGCAATCGAAAAGCAATATGATTATGTTGTCTGCGGGCATATTCATCAGCCTCAAAAAAGGGTCATTACAACCAAGAATGGTAGTGTAACTTATTTAAATAGCGGGGATTGGATTGAGAATCTATCCTCCTTAGAATACAATAAAGGCAATTGGGAAATTGTGTACTACGATCCCACTGTTTATCAGGAAAAACTGGCTCCGGTTATTACCATGGATAAGCAGTTGCCAAAGCTTGATGTGCTGGCAGATACCATCC
Protein-coding sequences here:
- a CDS encoding flavin reductase — protein: MEQQFTKAEWVKWDRFYRANFLNSLSGFKSVSLIGTISENGIPNLAIFSNIVHLGADPALIGFVNRPLAAAPDTIRNIQQTGYYTINHIHEAIYQQAHQTSAKYPEDTDEFLATGLAAQYRAGIKAPFVQESRVQYCLSLKEIIPIQLNNTFFVIGAVEQVFVDDSFIASDGFIDLHKAGSLTSCGLDAYYSAQPLERLAYAKP
- a CDS encoding UDP-2,3-diacylglucosamine diphosphatase, coding for MERRSVEVVVLSDLHLGTYGCQAKEIVTYLRSIQPQLLILNGDIIDIWQFSKRFFPVAHMQVLKEIFSLLSQGTRVIYITGNHDEALRRYSGMRIGNLELADKFVMEMNGKMTWFFHGDVFDRTTKGSAKLIAKLGGYGYDLLILINSFLNKLLVLLGREKMSFSKRVKNSVKKAVSWIADFEQTAAELAIEKQYDYVVCGHIHQPQKRVITTKNGSVTYLNSGDWIENLSSLEYNKGNWEIVYYDPTVYQEKLAPVITMDKQLPKLDVLADTIHHYVYSLRVD
- a CDS encoding YqaE/Pmp3 family membrane protein, with amino-acid sequence MKKIFVFVCFALGLLAAPSVEAAAFSKPAMDDSTTLSAEESILLKESVQSFQSLSKKERKQRLQEAKKALRELKAAKAAGESSDNQVLAIIFAILIPPVGVIIKEKGQVTTKFWISLLLTLLFWLPGAIYALLVVTGNA
- a CDS encoding glycoside hydrolase family 3 C-terminal domain-containing protein, yielding MKWTSLSIFCFAVLAQTGNAQQALPQLGKQNNAAVIRSMSLQQKVDLLVGQGMRIPGITDANQGPVVGKTEDKVPGAAGTTASISALGIPVTVVADGSAGLRISPKRPGEERTYYATAFPIATLLASSWDTSVLYAVGKAMGSEAKAYGVDVILGPGMNIQRNALGGRNFEYYAEDPFVTGTMATAMVKGIQSNGIGTSVKHFAVNNHETNRNTINIKIGTRALREIYLKGFEMVVKQAKPWTVMSSYNKINGTYTSESPDLLKKILREDWGYKGLVMTDWFGGMDAVAQMKAGNELLMPGTPQQEQAIINAVKNGTLAESVIDENLDKLLSYIQLTQSFKGAQPSNTPDLKAHAVIARQAAAEGMVLLKNASGVLPMSAGKRIAAFGNFTYDLVSGGTGSGDVNEAYTISLPQGLSAAGITLDPAVQAAYEAHIKAEKDKLPKDRPWFLPPPSIPELQPGAALIESATNADLAIITIGRISGEFMDRKKENDFYLSSAEQQLISDVSAAFHAKGKKVVVVLNVGGVIETVSWRDKVDGILLAWLPGQEAGAAIADVLRGAVNPSGKLAVSFPVKFEDDPTAEGFPGKEYGEPMQVGFMRARKAEIEYKEGIFIGYRAFEKQSIPTAYPFGYGLSYTSFAYSNLKLNTAVWNGQLQVQVTVKNTGKTAGKEIVQLYVAAPGKDMPKPVKELKGFAKTRLLKPGESQTVQFKLDAAALASFQESSSQWIAEPGVYGLLIGASSKDIRVKATCTVPKTVLLETVNKALLPQ
- a CDS encoding mechanosensitive ion channel is translated as MRYLFNIKGLFLSIFILLGFFDVLSAQDSTASNTLPKQVKEQVGNRLDTSATSMIEHLERYANLLNKANNLLQDGLDTTSIAEKLPEYEQILQLTQLALNNQVNNLNMRALNSTRVILRQLKKELKDWQEKLFDYTHALADLSQQITFIDSNLLASYSATSELKLAYTSQFADITQKWQNAKPVIQNTLFLTSTLQGKITRLYLLSGELISECERNIKAFTQKAFLKEEPYLYQTKQNHYAFSFTDVFRKTSDRAFYLLTYYFSNTWTTRAWNILITLAIWLILSRLLRNVQSNPNHNSSGIIVLKKSILLSCILIACTLAPFIYVSPPAIYVELLWYVMACITLVLNWDKWTNTLKQYWLGFLVLMLLFSIDSLLLFSSYAERFGLALLNIAAIVLGYFIQKHLKRSQKDDQPIFRYALYFFIALNGLAIICNLFGRFTLAKLFSSTSDTSLALAITLGVIKEILLESIFLLIESNRKSLWFTSRVEFEDIRKKMDPVLKITAVILWLMTVAWGMNIYEFLAARIGQFMNEELSIGNFHFSLINIAIFLMILWVSNLLAGLLTVIFRDEASEFALNRKNKTGSWILLLKLLIYILGFFLAVSAAGIPIDKIAIVIGALGVGIGFGLQNIVNNLVSGVILAFEKPMTIGDVIEVGNRMGTVKEIGIRSSKINTYEGAEIIVPNGELISSQLINWTRNNSYKRVEIIVGVSYKTDIAAAKKVAADILHQLPGILHYPHPAVLLHELADSSVNLRLLFWAENFDEWTKLKSEVIQEILQQFSANKIEIPFPQRDIHITHEG
- a CDS encoding cellulase family glycosylhydrolase; the protein is MRLCLCSLLLLLIYSGFAQDELAFHRQASLGKGMNLTWAEQYWRGNIRIQQTDYFETKALYRKKAELPKMKALGVKTLRLPVCFDRWENRVRPYSIDSVSYFTAVDSMIRWTAELNMNIIICYQHGFLQPGNTQYDDTARLYSLWEQIARHYQYSNPDQVFFSIFNEPHDITDAEWKLVANRLIRIIRKYLPQHTLIAGGTEYNSLKGLLRMQPLEDHNIIYAVHYYEPLIFTHQGAGWMSREYQTLHVAFGDPTAVLPESADAKENGWNDYNKQLFNQWKDSNRVLRDVRNLIQWSRMHQVPVYIEEFGSYRAADANQRARHMLYLRKAFEKYTIPYAWWEWDGNFSFFVDDKIPLLYQEAWGMHPAEHAPPFWKVEYLPNDGSTSIQIQFDQPVNGRIALVTVERKKLRDISLKNQQSITIKGAGLPSTQIKVSLWDENNRLRGTYTWDLRPASLK